The following proteins are co-located in the Candidatus Hydrothermales bacterium genome:
- a CDS encoding cytochrome-c peroxidase gives MFYIIIYVEGEGVMKKLLVTVVGVFLLGAGAYNQIKEKTQTQKSKDEDAHLLNEAKKFFQPLPKVAENPENPLTKEKIELGKMLYHEPRLSKSGLISCNTCHNLASYGVDNLPTSIGHSWAVGPRNAPTVYNAALHIAQFWDGRAKDVEEQALGPILNPIEMAMPSEKEVIERLKSIPEYVEMFKKAFPNEKDPLRYENIGKAIAAFERTLMTPSRFDEFLKGNTKALTPEEKKGLKLFIELDCVSCHSGPAIGGDAFLKFGQFVDYWKATAPYVTIEKPTIPVDLGRFGVTKEEEDMFVFKASSLRNVERTYPYFHDGSVWKLEDAVKIMAETQLNKKLTDEETRYIVAFLKSLTGQIPKHALELPLLPSSTAETPHPSTR, from the coding sequence ATGTTTTATATTATAATATATGTAGAAGGAGAGGGTGTTATGAAGAAACTTTTGGTGACTGTGGTAGGTGTTTTTTTATTAGGTGCCGGTGCTTATAACCAGATCAAGGAAAAGACTCAAACACAAAAGTCCAAAGATGAAGATGCTCATCTTCTGAATGAAGCAAAAAAATTCTTTCAACCGCTTCCAAAGGTAGCCGAGAATCCTGAGAACCCACTGACAAAGGAAAAGATTGAGCTTGGCAAGATGCTCTACCATGAACCGAGACTCTCAAAAAGTGGTCTTATTAGCTGTAATACCTGCCATAACCTTGCTTCATATGGTGTTGATAACCTTCCGACTTCAATAGGTCATAGCTGGGCGGTAGGTCCAAGAAATGCCCCGACAGTTTACAACGCCGCTCTTCATATTGCTCAATTCTGGGATGGAAGGGCAAAAGATGTGGAGGAGCAAGCACTTGGTCCCATACTAAATCCTATAGAAATGGCAATGCCCTCGGAAAAGGAAGTTATAGAAAGGCTAAAGTCCATACCGGAGTATGTGGAAATGTTCAAAAAAGCATTCCCCAATGAAAAAGATCCGCTCAGGTATGAAAACATAGGTAAAGCAATAGCAGCCTTTGAAAGAACTCTTATGACGCCCTCAAGGTTTGATGAATTTCTCAAGGGAAACACTAAGGCACTCACCCCAGAAGAAAAGAAAGGTCTAAAGCTTTTCATAGAGTTGGACTGTGTATCCTGTCATAGTGGTCCAGCTATCGGTGGAGATGCCTTTCTTAAGTTTGGTCAGTTTGTTGACTATTGGAAGGCAACAGCTCCTTATGTAACCATAGAAAAACCTACAATCCCTGTAGACCTTGGAAGGTTCGGAGTGACGAAGGAAGAAGAAGATATGTTTGTTTTCAAAGCCTCTTCTTTGAGAAACGTAGAGAGAACCTATCCCTATTTCCACGATGGAAGCGTATGGAAGCTTGAAGATGCTGTAAAGATCATGGCAGAGACACAGCTCAACAAAAAACTGACCGATGAAGAGACCCGCTATATAGTCGCTTTCCTGAAGTCCCTGACAGGTCAGATACCGAAACATGCTCTTGAACTACCTCTTTTACCTTCTTCAACAGCTGAAACACCCCATCCTTCCACGAGGTAA
- a CDS encoding DUF5618 family protein, producing MENKEKKLEELEKIKEEVIRFYQKSREMLNKSPIDEELNSYEDIRYVRVAYRLLWVAILKVLDYAFLSTGKIGKEELPKNEDEYMDYINRNPFSEDAQLLKKLFETFYKGINIAGYSMGLKEGKEEIDSDFRLAEKFIYRLGIKIEK from the coding sequence ATGGAAAATAAAGAAAAGAAACTAGAAGAACTTGAGAAGATAAAGGAAGAGGTAATTAGATTTTATCAGAAGTCAAGAGAAATGCTTAATAAGTCTCCTATTGATGAGGAGTTAAATTCTTATGAAGATATAAGATATGTTAGGGTAGCTTATAGACTCTTATGGGTTGCAATTTTGAAGGTACTTGACTATGCATTTTTGAGTACTGGGAAAATAGGAAAAGAGGAGCTACCTAAAAATGAAGATGAATATATGGACTATATAAATAGGAATCCATTTTCTGAGGATGCACAACTGTTGAAAAAGCTATTTGAAACTTTTTATAAGGGTATTAATATTGCAGGTTATAGTATGGGGCTAAAAGAGGGAAAAGAAGAAATAGATTCAGATTTTAGGTTGGCAGAAAAGTTTATTTATAGATTAGGTATCAAAATCGAAAAATAA